The Fusobacterium polymorphum genome segment AGATTATCATAGGCATTATTGCAAGTCCATCAAGTCCATCTGTTATATTTACTGCATTTGATGTTCCCATAAGCACAATTTGAATCAAGAAGAACATTCCAATAGCTCCTATATAGTAAGGATAAGCACTTATTGGATTAATCAATGATAAATCGACCATTGGTCTACCTGTTAAACCAACAAAATATATATAAGCCCATATAATTAAACCTATTACACCTTGAAATAATAATTTCTTTTTTCCTGCTAAACCTTTTTTACTTACTGTAAATTTTCTATAATCATCTATAAAACCTATTCCAGCAAACATAAGCATAGAAAGCAAAACAAGTAATATTAACCCATTTGTTAAGTCATTAATAAATAAACTTGTTAAAAGTACAGCAGCTATAATTAAAACTCCTCCCATTGTTGGAGTTCCTTTTTTAGAAAAATGTGAACTTGGTCCATCATCTCTTATTTCTTCACCAAATTTTTTTACTTTTAAGTATTTAATAAACGGTCTTCCTGCAAATAAAACTATACAGAAAGAAATTACAAAGCTTAAAAAAGCTCTTAAATAAATTGACTTTAAAAATTCAAGTTTTACAAAATGCTCTGCTAAAAAATACAACATTATTAACCCTTCCCCTTATTATTTTACTGTTTTATTATATCCTCCAAAGCAGTCCCCCTTGATGCTTTGAGTAAAATCACTTTTTCCATTCTAATATTTTTTAAACTTTCAACTATTCCTTCTTTTGTTGGATAATACCAAAATCTATATTCTTCTGATTTTGATTTCATAAATATATCATAAGCTTTTTTCATTCTTTCACCATATAGATATATCAATTTTATTTTTTTATCAAGTAGATAATTTAATACATCTATATGATAATCTACTTCATTTTCTCCTAATTCCAACATATCTCCTAAAATAGCTATTTTATACTTATCATTATAAATTTCATTTAAAGTATCTATTGCTGCCTTCATAGAAGTTGGACTTGCATTATAGGCATCATTGATATAGATATCTTCACCTATTTTTATTTCTTGAAATCTCATATTACTGATTTTTATTTCTTTTAAACCACTTTGTATTTCTTCATCAGTTAAACCTACTTTCTTTGCTAGTTCTATTGCAATAGCTGTATTTGAAATATTATGTTTTCCTAACAAGGAAATTTTATATTCTTTTCCATCTAAAATAAATTTACTACCCTTATCCGAAAATTCATAACTTTCTATTTTGTGATTATTGTTATCATTGAATCCTATTCTATTAACATCTAATTTTGCTAAATATTCATCATCTCCACAGACAAAAGTATTTTCTTTATTAACAAATTCTAATAGTTCTGTTTTAGCTTTAAAAACATTATCTCTTGTCTTTAAAAATTCAATATGAGAATCTCCTATATTAGTTATTATTGCATAGTCAGGACTTGAAATTTCTCCCAATCTTCTAATCTCTCCAAGAGAACTCATACCCATTTCTAAAACAACAAACTTCTCTTCATCTGTTACATTTAACAAAGTATAAGGTAAACCAATATGGTTATTGTAATTTCCCTCTGTTTTTAAAGTTTTAGCTTTTGCAGAAAGTAAAGAATAAACTATATCTTTTGTTGTAGTCTTTCCATTGCTTCCTGTTATTCCAATAACTTGTATATCTAATTTTTTTCTGTATTTTGTTGCTAAATCTTGCATAGTAGCAATAGTATTTGAAACTTTTAGTATTCTTTCATCTTTTACATCTGTATTATCAGCTATTACAAGACTAACTCCCTTATCTAAAACATCTTTTACATAAGAATTTCCATTGTTTATTGCAAAGAACAATGAACCTTCTATAACTTTTCTACTATCCATTACAACATTCTTTATTTGAACTTTTTTTGAAAATTCTTCAAATAACAAATCATTTAATTTTTCTCTTTTTAATATTTCAGAGAAATCTTTTAAATTTTCGCAAACTAAAGTTTCATTTTTATCTATCTTTTCCATATCTTTCAAACCATAACCTGTCTTTACAAGAACTGTTTTTAAATTTGATTTAAGCCCAGCCCCTATATCTGAGGTTTTATCTCCTATCATATATGATTTTTCTCTAGCTATATTATATTTTTTTATTGCATCTTCTATCATTTTATTGTTAGGTTTTCTGCATTCACAAACTTTTTTATACTCCCCTATACCATCTGGGTGATGAGGACAGCAGTAAAATTCTGCGATTTCTACTCCATTTTTCTTTAATATTTCATTCATATTATTGTTAAAAATATTTAAATCTTCTTCTGTGAAGTAGCCTCTAGCTATACCTGATTGATTACTTATAACTATTAAAATATATCCTAAATTTTTAAATGTTTTTAAAGCCTCTATTGTACCCTCTTCAAAAACTAAATCTTCACTTTTATAAATATAGTCTTTTTCAACATTTATTGTTCCATCTCTATCTAAAAAAATTGCCTTTTTCATTTTTATCACCGTAAATTTTAAATTGACATTATATTATATCATAAACATAAAAGAAAAGTATCTATTATTTTTATTTTTTTATTAATTTTTTTATAACAAAAAAGGAAATATTTTTTATAAAATAACACTAAAATATTTCCTAATTAGTTTTATATATAATATTCTTTTAAAATTTTTAACAATAGTAATATTCCCCCTTCTATTTCCTCATTTGTTAAATTAGCATATCCTAAAAGAAAATATGAAGTTTCATTATATATTTTTTCTAAGTAATATTCTTCTAAACTATATAATTGTAGAGAGTTTTTCAAACATTCTTTTAAAAATGACTTTTCATTAATTTTTTTATCTAATTTAATTACTAAGTGTAAACCTGCATCTGCTCCTTGGATATAAATTTCTTTATCAAGTATTTTAGAAGAATACATTTTTATTGTATTTACAAGAAATTCTCTCTTCTTTTTGTAAAGTGTTCTCATTTTATTGATATGTTTTACAAAATGTCCATCTTTAATAAATCTATAAAGAATTTTTTGGTTTAAAGTTGGAACTGGACAAATAAAATATGGAAGTTTCTTTTGATAAATATTTAAAAGTACTTTTGGTAAAACTAAGTAACTAACACGAATTGCTGGACTAATTGATTTTGAAAAACTACCTAAGTAAATTACTTTATCATTAATATCAGTTGCTTTTAATGCTGGAATGGGACGCCCTGTATATTTAAACTCACTATCATAGTCATCTTCAACTATATATCGATTAGAGTTTTCATTTGCCCAATTTAAAAGTTCTGTTCTTCTACTAATACTCATAATTGTTCCAGTTGGAAATTGATGTGAAGGAGTAACATAAGCTATATTAACATTATATTCTTTTAGCTCTTCAACTACAATTCCAGCTTCATCTAAGGAGATAGCTTTAAAACTGACATTATTTGTTAAAAACAATTCTTTAAACATCTTATGACAAGGATTTTCTAAGCCATAAATTTTGTTATTAAAAAGTTTGAAAATTATATAAAATAAATATTCAGTACCTGAGCTAATAATAAGCTGCTCAGCTTCTACCTTAAATCCTCTCGATTGTAATAAATATTCGCAAATACTTTTTCTTAATAACAAATCACCTTGTATATGACCTTGAAAAAGTAAATCATCATTTTCTTCATCATAAACATCTTTAGTAATTCTTTTAAAAATTGTTTTTGCTAAACTTTTACTATCAACTCCTGAATAAGAGAAGTCATAACGAATTTTCTTTTCTTCTTTAAATTTTGTCTTACTTTCAATTTTAATATTGTGTACAATTAAATTTTCTATATCGGAAACAAAATAACCTTTTCTTTCTATTGAAAAAATATATCCTTCCTCCAATAAAAGATAAAGAGCATTTTGAATAGTATTTTGACTAATATTATAATAGTCCATAAAGTCTTTCTTAGATGGCAGTTTTTCATTTGCATTTAAAATTTTAGTTTGAATTAATTTTTTTATTTCATTGTATATCTGTATATATAGAGGAACTTTTGATTTATTATCTAAATTTAAAATAATCATAATCTGACTCCATAAAAAAGTTTTATTCTGGTACTTTATATAATGTCAGTATACGTTTATACTATAAAAAAGTCAAATAAAAAAATTATTATATGAGGAGGTACAAAATGGATACAAGATTCAATGGTGGAGTTATTATGGATGTTACATCTAAGGAGCAAGCAATTATTGCAGAAGAAGCAGGAGCTGTTGCTGTTATGGCACTAGAAAGAATACCCGCTGATATTAGAGCAGCAGGTGGAGTTTCTAGAATGAGTGATCCTAAACTAATAAAAGAAATCATGTCAGCAGTAAAAATTCCTGTAATGGCAAAAGTAAGAATTGGGCATTTTGTAGAAGCAGAAATATTACAAGCAATTGGAATAGATTTTATTGATGAATCAGAAGTTTTATCTCCTGCTGATTCAGTACATCATGTAAATAAAAGAGATTTCTCTACTCCTTTTGTCTGTGGAGCTAGAAATTTAGGGGAAGCATTAAGAAGAATATCTGAAGGTGCTAAAATGATTAGAACAAAAGGGGAAGCTGGAACTGGAGATGTTGTTCAAGCTGTTTCACATATGAGACAAATTATAAAAGAAATTAATCTTGTGAAAGCATTACGGGAAGACGAGTTATATGTAATGGCAAAAGAATTACAAGTTCCTTATGATTTAGTAAAATATGTTCATGATAATGGTAGATTACCTGTGCCTAACTTTTCAGCAGGTGGAGTTGCTACTCCAGCAGATGCAGCACTTATGAGAAGATTAGGAGCTGATGGAGTCTTTGTAGGAAGTGGAATTTTTAAATCTGGCGATCCTAAAAAAAGAGCTAAAGCTATTGTTGAAGCTGTTAAAAATTATGATAATCCAGAAATTATTGCCAAAGTTTCAGAAGATTTAGGTGAAGCTATGGTAGGAATTAATGAAAATGAAATAAAAATTATTATGGCTGAAAGAGGAGTATAAAAATTAAAAAATCTTAATAGTTCCTTATATATAAAGACCTCCTAGATGTTTAAAAGGCTCTTTAAACATTTTAGGAGGTCTTAGTAATTTTATTTATTTTATCTTTTTACAACTAAATATACAAAAATATCACTTTCTTTTAATGCTTTAACAGATATTCTTGCCTCACCATCAAAATCTAAAACTTTTTTAGGTACTAATGGATAAGTTTCTTCTTCATTTAAGTATACTTCTACTTCACCTTCAACAACTGTAAAGAATATTTGTCTTCCAGGGTGATTATGAGGTGGGATTGTTTCTCCTTCTTTCAAATGTAGGTGAACTACCATTATATCTTGATTATTAACTACTTGTCCATGTTCTGTTATTACTTTTCCTAACATATAATTCAACTCCTTTTAATTGTTTACTAAAATTATAAACTTTTTTAAAGAAAGTGTCAAGTCACCTATTTTTTATTTTTTAAATTTTTATCTAAGAAATCTATTATAACTTATTTAACCTTTCTTATTTTAGATTTTACAACATCTATTACATTATGTTCTTCTTTGAATAACACATAATTAATATATGAAAGTGGAATAATTAGAGGAACTAATGCACTCTTTTTAACAAATTGAGTAAAATACGTAGATATTCCTACTCCTATCACAAAACTAAAAATTATTAAAAATAGTAAAAAACCTCTTACTACTAATTCTCTATCTCTTTGAACAAGTCCTTCAATTAATAAACGAGGAGCATTTTTAACATTTCCTGTCATCATTATAGTAGCATATGAAAAACCTCTCAATCTTTGAAAGGTATCTGATTGGATAGCGGCAAAAAAAGCTAGTGTAACAACAATGAAATGATAATCAAAAAAAGGTAAAAGTACAATTAACATTATCATAATAACAAGCATCAAAAGAGAAGAATGTATATATCCTTTGTGTCCTCTTCTTTGAAAAAAATTTCTAAAACAATAAATAAAAATTTGACCTACCATAAAAGAAACAATAGGTATCAGAAATTCAACTGCTTTTTCAAGATTTCCTTTTGCAAAATGTAAGGCCCTGAACCTCCCACGACTGACACCCTACAAGTGCTAGAGTTGCGGGTTCTAAAATCTTTAAAAATATTTAAAAATTTTCTAAGAAGTTTGATAGCTTTACACTACCCTTATTCTTTTAGGTGTGTTCAGCTCACCTCTATTGTATAGGACACTTAAGTCCACAACTTTACTTTTTCTTAGAATATTTAATGCTCCATTACAATCTGCATTTATGAGTTTTCCTGCGCTTGTTTGATATAGTCCTCTTTTTATTCTTTTTCCACTGAATATATATTCTTGCGGATTTTCTTTATCATATATTGGAATTTCATCTCCATCAAAGAAACTTGCTTTTGATGTATAACTCTCTTCTTGTAGTTTTAATTCTATTCCATATAGTTTACATAGATATATTAATTTATCTCTTAATTTTCCATATGGTATATTTACAAAGTTTTGATTATTTATACTTCCTATATTTGAATTTCTTTGAAAGCCCTCATTATATCCTAGAACTAATTTTCCTATATCATTATTAAGACAATAATTTATAATTATTCTTACTGCTTTTGAAAGATAATCATTTATACGATTATTTCTTTTTCTAATTATTCTCTTTTGCCTTAATGTTGTGCACTCAATCTTTTGCTTATCTTTTATACTTTGTAATTTTGCATTTATCTTGTTATAGTATTGATTAATAGATTTTAATTTTCTACCATCTATTATGAATGAAGCTCCAGTATTTGTAACACAAGTACATAGATTGTCTATACCTAAATCAATTCCTAGTACATTATTTTTATTTAATTCCCTTTGAACTTCTTCTACCTCATAAATGTATTGAATTTCAAAGTACCTAGAATGTTGTTTAGGTATTATTCTAATCTCTTTTATCTTCTTGTCTTTTAATACTGGTGGTAGTTTAACTTTAACTTCCTGATGAGTTTTCTTAAACGAATTTGAATAAGGAACTATCAGCATATCATCTTTTAATCTAACAAAACCTATAACAAGAGTCGTAAAACCATCTTTAGCAAGATAATTAGGTAATTTTATTTTACCATTATATTGCCCATTCTTAGCAAGTTTTAAAAGTGCAAAGAATGATTTAAAACTTTCATCTACTTCTTTTAAAATTTGTTGAGCCATATTAGAATTTAACTTCTTATAGTTCTCACTATTTTTAAGTATCTTATAGTTTTCATTATAGCTTAAATACTTTTTATTTTTAAAATAGTGTTGCCTAACATTATATATAGCTTGATTCTTTAAATTCTTAGCTATATGGCACAAATATTTTAAAATTCTAGACTCTTTTTTGCTAAGATGTTTTACCTGTTGTTTTAATGTTAAATACATATATAATCACCTCCTTTTCATTAGAGATATTATACCATATATTCTACATTTTATCCATTAAAAAGTAATGTTTTTTATTTATTTTCAAACATTTTTAAAGTTTTTAAAACCCCACAACAGTGGGAAGTATCGTTCACATAAGTGCGCTACTACTTATGCAGTTCTCTTGGCATATACACTCCTTAATAAATTAAGGAGATAAGCCTTGAACTTCTTGTTATCTCTAACAAGCACAGACTATATCTTATCCATAGTGTATCTCAACACCTTAGGCGAAACCACTTCCAATACCAATTGCTTGTATTGTACTCCCCTCACGAGGGATAGTCGTTGAGCTTTCCTTTTCAGGCTTAGTTGCTGATTGTCTATTACCATAATGTTTAGGATTTAACCTTGCATCATCTAGTATATTTTTTCTGCTTTCGCCACCATCACACTTATACCGTATTCTCACTTAGGTATTATGTTGTGGTTATACTAGCTTTAAGAGTTCCCAGCAATTCAGTTTCTTTGTTGCACGGTTTTGCTCCGTGTCTACATACAAGTTTCCCTATATGCTTACTAAAATTTTCGTGCAATTCATACCCTACGAGCACATGTCTCATGACTAACACCCTAGGAGTACTAGAGTCACAAGTGTTCTTGCACTATTTAATAAAAATTACATTTCCAGTTTGTGCTCCTGCAAAAAGTTCTCCTGCATTATTATAAGTAAAAGCATTAATATATCCACTAATAAATGATAAAAGAACTGCTATTCTTAATTTCTCTGGAACTTCTTCTTTTATTTTTTCCATAACTTCTAAAACTCCTCTTATTTCAATTTTATAAATCTATTACTAAATTTAATTATTTATTTTAAACAAAAAAGGTTTAAAATCAGTAGGTAAAAAAGAAACTGATATATCTGCTAAAACTTCTGGTAAAATATCCATATTTGTAGAAAACCAATAAGAGAAAATATTAAATATTCCTCCTATATGGTAATAACGATAAATTTTTTCTTTATCTGTCAATTTATTATTTTTTTCTGCATTAAAAAATATTTTATTCAATTCATCTAAAAATATATATGAAAGCCCTTGTTTATATATTAAAAGTAAATTTTCTCTTTCTTGGTAATAATATTTAAGTAAGTTTTTTAAATAAGAACTAAAATCTACAATATTTTCATTCTTTATTTTTTCAAAAAAGTTAAATAAAATATTGTCAAAATAGAACTCTATAATCATTTCCTTAGATTTAAAATTACGATAATAAGTGGAACGATTAACTCCTGCCTTAGATGTAATTTCTTCTATTGTTAATTTTTCAAACTCTTTCTTTTTCATTAATTGTAGTAAAGCCTCAGTTATATACTCTTTCATCATATAAGTAGTAGTATTTTTTCTTCTCATATTTAAGCCACACTTTCTTTAAATTGTTGCAGTTATTGTTCTAAGTATTGCAAAATAAGTATTTATACTTTATAATACCATTAAAGAAACAAATGTTTCTTTAATTATAACATAGAAAACATAAAAATCAAGAAAGGTGTAGTATACATGAATGAAAATAAAAAAATCTTTTTACAAATTATGAATGATAACTCTGATATTGCTATTGCAACAAGTATAGATAATATACCTAATATTAGATATGTGAGTTTTTACTACTCTGAAAAGGAAAATAAAGTCTACTTCATGACTTTCAAAAATAGTCCTAAGACAGTAGATTTTTCAAAAAATAGCAATGTAACTTTTAGTACAGTTCCAAAAAATGATTATAATTATGTAAAAGCAACTGGTATTTTAAAGAAAAGCGAAAAAACCCCTGAGGACTTAAAAGATGCTTTCTGTTCAAAATTACCTGATGCTAAAATGATGATAGAACAAGGAAAAGGTTTTATTGAAGTTTATGAAATTTCATTCTCAATAGCTGTAATTTCTTTAAATAGAATGAAAACAGAAATTATAAATTTATAACTATGGTAGGGCTTTTATTTTTACAAATCTTGTGAATAGTAAAATGGCTATTACAAATTTTATTTTATTATTTTGTAATAGCCAATTTTATATTATTTTTTAGGTTGTACCTTCCCATAGAAATATGATGCTGTTGCTCCACCATCTATTATTCATTTACATTTGTTTCTCCCAAAATTTTATAGCTTTATCTATCCAACCTTCTGCTTCTGTTCCTAAACCAAGTCCAAAACCATGACCTAAATTATGATATACATGAAATTCTGTATCTATACCCATTTTTGATATATTATCTACTCTTGATTTCATAACTTTCCAGTTTGAAATATAATCATTATCTCCTACACAGACAAAAGTAGGAGGATCTTTTGGAGAATATTCACTTAATCCTGTATATTGTATAATAACAGCACTTGGCTTAGGATAATCTTTTTCTCCAAATTTTGATGTTCCATAAGCTCCAAGCATTGCCACAACTCTTGCTCCTGCTGAACCACCCCAAAGAGAATAAGCATTTGTGTCAATTTCTAATTCTTTTGCATGCTCAAACACAAATGCTGTTGCTCTTGCAAGATCTTCGCAAGCAAGTATAGGATCTGGACGATATATTAGAATAAAAGCATTATATCCTTTTTTAGAAAGTTCTAAGGCATGAGGAAAACTATCATGTATAGCCCCTACATAAGAAAACCCTCCACCAGCATTACAAATAGCAAATTTTTCATTAGGTTTTCCTTTAAAAAAGAATAAACCTGTATCTTTTTTTCTTGGTTCTGCTTTCTTTTCAGCTTCTGTATATATGTCAAAAAATACTGTTTCTCCAACTGACACTCTCTCTTTTAAATTATTTACAATCTCTACTGTTTTATCTGGATTTATATGACTATACCAAGTTAACCTTATATCTTTTAATGTTTCTCCACTCCAATAATCAGTATTAACAGGAAAAATTAATCTTCCAAATCCTTTAAAAGCTGGATCATTTATTACTTCTGATACTTTTGTATCTTTAACAAAATAGTTTTTATTCATTTCTACCTTTCTTTTATTAATATCAGATACATTTTTAGCATATATTTCTAATCCTATTAATAGAATTAGAAATATTATAGTTATTATTTTTTTCAATATATCTCCTTTTTATATTTAAAGATTATTATTCATTTTTTGAGCTTCTGATTTATCTGTAATCATTCCCTGATATTTAAAACCATACAAAATAGCATATCTTTCCATTGTATAATTTCCAGCATTTAATTGTTCTTTTGTTGGTGCTGCTCCTTGAAAAATAAAATATAATTTTTTATCTGAAAATATATTTTCTGAAAGTTCTCCATAAGTACGATCTAAAAGGTTTCTAACTGCTCCACACATACTATGCCAATACATAGGAGAACCTATTACAATAATATCTACATCCAACATTTTTTCAATAACTTCTTTAAATTGGTCATCTTCAAAATTTTGTCCATAAGAATAAATTTTATAATCTACTAAATTTAAAGTTTCGTATTTTTTATCTTTTAAAAGTATTTTGGCAATATCTACTGTATTTCCATTTTTATTAGGACTTCCATTTATAAATAAAATGCTCATATCTCCTCCTTAAATAGTCTTATTATCTCTTAAAGTTTTTATCCAATTCTTAACATCATTTTCTGCCTTAGAATCTTGGACTCTTTTCCCTCTGATAGAAAATGTATTTTTTACAACATTTCCTTTTGTATATTTTTCAATAGTATTAACAGTATCAGCAAGTCCACTTCCTTCATTTGTAGAAAACAATATTATCTTTTTCCAGAAAGATTATTTTCATCAAAGAAAGTATAAACTGCCATTGGTAAATCACCATGCCAAATAGGATAACCTACAAATACTACATCATAATCTTTTAAATTTTTTACTTTATTTTTCATTTCTTGCTATTCTTACCGTTTCATCATAGTTTACTGGATAAGAATTTACTAGCTCAATTTTATATTTTTTTAGGAATTACTAAAACTACAAAAATTAGAGTTATAAATAAACCTATCATAATTGCTGGTGGATAGAAGAATGCCGAAATTAAAAAAGCTACAATTTTTATAATTAAATCATATTTTAATAATAAATTTCTCTTCTTTAGTCTTTCTAAAATATATTTGTTCATCTTATTAACTTCTATTAGTGTATTTGCAGTAACTATAACGGTAATAGTTATTGCTATTATTATTACACCATAAAACAATTGTGCAGTTGTATTATAGAAATTTTTAGAAACTATTGAAGTTGAATATGGAAAAAGTGAAGAAAAGAATAATGTCACCATTATTGTCCATACTGTTTTTACAGATATTTTTTCTATCCCCATCCATTCATTATGATGATTTACCCACATTGTACCTAGCCAAAAAAACGATAAAACATAAGCAAAAAAATTTTCTTTAAGTGTTAAAAATCCTTTTAATGAAATTTCACTAGGTT includes the following:
- the gmhB gene encoding D-glycero-beta-D-manno-heptose 1,7-bisphosphate 7-phosphatase, whose translation is MKKAIFLDRDGTINVEKDYIYKSEDLVFEEGTIEALKTFKNLGYILIVISNQSGIARGYFTEEDLNIFNNNMNEILKKNGVEIAEFYCCPHHPDGIGEYKKVCECRKPNNKMIEDAIKKYNIAREKSYMIGDKTSDIGAGLKSNLKTVLVKTGYGLKDMEKIDKNETLVCENLKDFSEILKREKLNDLLFEEFSKKVQIKNVVMDSRKVIEGSLFFAINNGNSYVKDVLDKGVSLVIADNTDVKDERILKVSNTIATMQDLATKYRKKLDIQVIGITGSNGKTTTKDIVYSLLSAKAKTLKTEGNYNNHIGLPYTLLNVTDEEKFVVLEMGMSSLGEIRRLGEISSPDYAIITNIGDSHIEFLKTRDNVFKAKTELLEFVNKENTFVCGDDEYLAKLDVNRIGFNDNNNHKIESYEFSDKGSKFILDGKEYKISLLGKHNISNTAIAIELAKKVGLTDEEIQSGLKEIKISNMRFQEIKIGEDIYINDAYNASPTSMKAAIDTLNEIYNDKYKIAILGDMLELGENEVDYHIDVLNYLLDKKIKLIYLYGERMKKAYDIFMKSKSEEYRFWYYPTKEGIVESLKNIRMEKVILLKASRGTALEDIIKQ
- a CDS encoding flavodoxin, with amino-acid sequence MKNKVKNLKDYDVVFVGYPIWHGDLPMAVYTFFDENNLSGKR
- a CDS encoding TetR/AcrR family transcriptional regulator; the protein is MRRKNTTTYMMKEYITEALLQLMKKKEFEKLTIEEITSKAGVNRSTYYRNFKSKEMIIEFYFDNILFNFFEKIKNENIVDFSSYLKNLLKYYYQERENLLLIYKQGLSYIFLDELNKIFFNAEKNNKLTDKEKIYRYYHIGGIFNIFSYWFSTNMDILPEVLADISVSFLPTDFKPFLFKINN
- a CDS encoding RNA-guided endonuclease InsQ/TnpB family protein, producing the protein MYLTLKQQVKHLSKKESRILKYLCHIAKNLKNQAIYNVRQHYFKNKKYLSYNENYKILKNSENYKKLNSNMAQQILKEVDESFKSFFALLKLAKNGQYNGKIKLPNYLAKDGFTTLVIGFVRLKDDMLIVPYSNSFKKTHQEVKVKLPPVLKDKKIKEIRIIPKQHSRYFEIQYIYEVEEVQRELNKNNVLGIDLGIDNLCTCVTNTGASFIIDGRKLKSINQYYNKINAKLQSIKDKQKIECTTLRQKRIIRKRNNRINDYLSKAVRIIINYCLNNDIGKLVLGYNEGFQRNSNIGSINNQNFVNIPYGKLRDKLIYLCKLYGIELKLQEESYTSKASFFDGDEIPIYDKENPQEYIFSGKRIKRGLYQTSAGKLINADCNGALNILRKSKVVDLSVLYNRGELNTPKRIRVV
- a CDS encoding flavodoxin family protein; amino-acid sequence: MSILFINGSPNKNGNTVDIAKILLKDKKYETLNLVDYKIYSYGQNFEDDQFKEVIEKMLDVDIIVIGSPMYWHSMCGAVRNLLDRTYGELSENIFSDKKLYFIFQGAAPTKEQLNAGNYTMERYAILYGFKYQGMITDKSEAQKMNNNL
- a CDS encoding TMEM175 family protein, with translation MVKERLVAFFDAVLAIIMTILVLELEKPSEISLKGFLTLKENFFAYVLSFFWLGTMWVNHHNEWMGIEKISVKTVWTIMVTLFFSSLFPYSTSIVSKNFYNTTAQLFYGVIIIAITITVIVTANTLIEVNKMNKYILERLKKRNLLLKYDLIIKIVAFLISAFFYPPAIMIGLFITLIFVVLVIPKKI
- a CDS encoding YoaK family protein, producing the protein MEKIKEEVPEKLRIAVLLSFISGYINAFTYNNAGELFAGAQTGNVIFIK
- the pdxS gene encoding pyridoxal 5'-phosphate synthase lyase subunit PdxS — protein: MDTRFNGGVIMDVTSKEQAIIAEEAGAVAVMALERIPADIRAAGGVSRMSDPKLIKEIMSAVKIPVMAKVRIGHFVEAEILQAIGIDFIDESEVLSPADSVHHVNKRDFSTPFVCGARNLGEALRRISEGAKMIRTKGEAGTGDVVQAVSHMRQIIKEINLVKALREDELYVMAKELQVPYDLVKYVHDNGRLPVPNFSAGGVATPADAALMRRLGADGVFVGSGIFKSGDPKKRAKAIVEAVKNYDNPEIIAKVSEDLGEAMVGINENEIKIIMAERGV
- a CDS encoding PLP-dependent aminotransferase family protein yields the protein MIILNLDNKSKVPLYIQIYNEIKKLIQTKILNANEKLPSKKDFMDYYNISQNTIQNALYLLLEEGYIFSIERKGYFVSDIENLIVHNIKIESKTKFKEEKKIRYDFSYSGVDSKSLAKTIFKRITKDVYDEENDDLLFQGHIQGDLLLRKSICEYLLQSRGFKVEAEQLIISSGTEYLFYIIFKLFNNKIYGLENPCHKMFKELFLTNNVSFKAISLDEAGIVVEELKEYNVNIAYVTPSHQFPTGTIMSISRRTELLNWANENSNRYIVEDDYDSEFKYTGRPIPALKATDINDKVIYLGSFSKSISPAIRVSYLVLPKVLLNIYQKKLPYFICPVPTLNQKILYRFIKDGHFVKHINKMRTLYKKKREFLVNTIKMYSSKILDKEIYIQGADAGLHLVIKLDKKINEKSFLKECLKNSLQLYSLEEYYLEKIYNETSYFLLGYANLTNEEIEGGILLLLKILKEYYI
- the mraY gene encoding phospho-N-acetylmuramoyl-pentapeptide-transferase; the protein is MLYFLAEHFVKLEFLKSIYLRAFLSFVISFCIVLFAGRPFIKYLKVKKFGEEIRDDGPSSHFSKKGTPTMGGVLIIAAVLLTSLFINDLTNGLILLVLLSMLMFAGIGFIDDYRKFTVSKKGLAGKKKLLFQGVIGLIIWAYIYFVGLTGRPMVDLSLINPISAYPYYIGAIGMFFLIQIVLMGTSNAVNITDGLDGLAIMPMIICSTILGVIAYFTGHTELSSHLHLFYTVGSGELSVFLAAVTGAGLGFLWYNCYPAQIFMGDTGSLTLGGILGVIAIILKQELMLPILGFIFVLEALSVILQVGSFKLRGKRIFKMAPIHHHFELMGIPESKVTMRFWIGTLIFGIIALGTIKMRGIL
- a CDS encoding pyridoxamine 5'-phosphate oxidase family protein translates to MNENKKIFLQIMNDNSDIAIATSIDNIPNIRYVSFYYSEKENKVYFMTFKNSPKTVDFSKNSNVTFSTVPKNDYNYVKATGILKKSEKTPEDLKDAFCSKLPDAKMMIEQGKGFIEVYEISFSIAVISLNRMKTEIINL
- a CDS encoding cupin domain-containing protein, which translates into the protein MLGKVITEHGQVVNNQDIMVVHLHLKEGETIPPHNHPGRQIFFTVVEGEVEVYLNEEETYPLVPKKVLDFDGEARISVKALKESDIFVYLVVKR
- a CDS encoding alpha/beta hydrolase → MKKIITIIFLILLIGLEIYAKNVSDINKRKVEMNKNYFVKDTKVSEVINDPAFKGFGRLIFPVNTDYWSGETLKDIRLTWYSHINPDKTVEIVNNLKERVSVGETVFFDIYTEAEKKAEPRKKDTGLFFFKGKPNEKFAICNAGGGFSYVGAIHDSFPHALELSKKGYNAFILIYRPDPILACEDLARATAFVFEHAKELEIDTNAYSLWGGSAGARVVAMLGAYGTSKFGEKDYPKPSAVIIQYTGLSEYSPKDPPTFVCVGDNDYISNWKVMKSRVDNISKMGIDTEFHVYHNLGHGFGLGLGTEAEGWIDKAIKFWEKQM